The region CATGGCTGAGGTGGAATTCCCGAGCCTGCCGCGTTAATTCACGCTTTGTCCAAAAAAGCCAGCGATTGCTGGCTTTTTTTGTTTTTGTCTCGCACCAGGTGTGTTAGGCTTGCAGCTGATTTATTGCTACAAATCACTAACAAAAATCATCAAGGTTAAAACAAAATACCTTGACTGTGTGACGTGCCTTCCGGCGCTTTACTCATAACATCTGGCGCAATGAGATGGTTTTTTTATTTAGGGTATATGATGAAGATCACCAGTAATTTTGACAGCGGAAATATCAAAGTAATTTCTGCTGAGGCTCCACTAGATATTCAGCTGGAGATTAACCACGATAACGATTCCGAGTTTTTCCAATGGTTCCACTTCCGTCTTGAATCGACGCCATTTGTTGAACACAAGCTACACATCAACAATCTGCAAAACTCAGCTTATCCTGAAGGGTGGGATGATTATCAGGCGGTGGCCTCTTATGACAGACAAACTTGGTTCCGGGTACCGAGCACCTATCAGGATGGTCAGTTGGTGATAGACTTTGAACCTGAGTGTCATCACACTTATTTCGCTTACTTTGCCCCATATAGTTATGAGCGTCATTTGGATCTGGTGTATTGGGCACAGAGCCATGATGCGTGTCGTGTTGAAACACTGGGTGAAACTTTAGATGGACGTGATATCAGTCTGCTGTGTGTCGGCGAACCAGGTGATGAAAAGAAAAAGATCTGGATCACCGCACGCCAACACCCAGGTGAGACGATGGCAGAGTGGTTTGTAGAAGGCCTGCTGCACAAGTTGCTGGACGATGAAGATCCCCATGCTGCAGCTCTGTTGTCAAAAGCGGTATTTTATATCGTACCAAACATGAACCCAGATGGTAGTGTTCGGGGCCACCTGCGCACCAATGCCAAAGGGGTGAACCTTAATCGTGAGTGGCAAACGCCGTCGCTTGAAAACTCGCCGGAAGTTTATCATGTGCTGAACAAAATGCATGAAACTGGCTTGGATTTGTATCTGGATATTCACGGTGATGAAGCGCTGCCATACAACTTTGTTGCAGGTAGTGAAGGGATCCCAAGTTATGATGCCCGCCTGGCTTCATTGGAAGAGCAATTCAAGCAGGCTCTGTTGACAATCACACCGGAATTTCAGGATGAGTTCGGCTATCCAAAAGACGAGCCGGGTCAGGCTAATCTGACTGTTGCATCTTGTGCTGTGGGCGAAGCCTTTAAAGCCCTGGCATATACCATTGAGATGCCATTCAAGGACAATGCAAATTTACCTGATCCACATTATGGCTGGTCTGATCGCCGTTCATATCAGTTTGGACAGGATACGTTAGCAGCCATCGTTAACGTGGTCGATAATCTGAGATAATCATCATCACAGGCAACCTTTTAGGTTGCCTGTTGCATATAATAACAACGAAGAAGAGGAAGAGTCGTGGACGCGTTAGGAAGTTTTCTGGATAGTCTGGATGCCTTGTTGGGGGCTCCTGGTGGTTCCCCTATGTACTACTTGGAGTGGGTCTGTTTTTTACCCTGTATTTAAAGTTCCCACAGATCCGGTATTTCAAGCATGCCTGCAAAATTGTCACCGGTAAATACGATAAAAAAAGCCATGAAGGTGACACAACCCATTTCCAGGCCCTGTCAACAGCTCTGTCAGGCACAGTAGGTACTGGTAACATCGGTGGTGTTGCACTGGCAATTTCAATTGGTGGCCCGGCAGCTTTATTCTGGATGTGGATGACCGCATTTTTTGGTATGACGACCAAGTTTGTTGAGGTTACCTTATCTCACAAGTACCGTACTAAAGCAGAAGACGGCACTATGGCTGGTGGTCCCATGTACTATATGGACCGTCGTCTTAACATGAAGTGGCTGGCGGTATTGTTTGCAATTGCAACCGTGATCAGCTCGTTCGGAACAGGTAGCTTACCACAGATCAACAACATCGCTCAGGGTATGGAAGCAACCTTTAATATTGAGCCTATGGTTACCGGTGCCGTACTGTCTATTTTACTTGCTCTGGTTATCCTTGGTGGTATCAAGCGCATTGCAGCGATCACCTCGCGGGTCGTGCCTTTAATGGCGGCGGTTTATATCATCGGCGCATTGGCCGTTATTCTGTATAACGCTGAGAATATTATCCCGTCTTTTGCTGCAGTATTTATGAATGCATTCAGTGGCTCAGCTGCGGTAGGCGGCTTCCTGGGTGCCTCCTTTGCTTATGCCTTTAACCGTGGTGTAAACCGAGGCCTGTTCTCCAACGAAGCAGGTCAGGGTTCAGCACCCATTGCACACGCGTCAGCCAAAGCTGATGAGCCTGTATCAGAAGGTATGGTGTCTATCCTGGAGCCTTTCATTGATACCATAGTGATTTGTACGCTGACCGGTTTGGTGATCTTGTCCTCCGGTGTATGGACTGAAAAATTCGAAACGACCTTTGAGCGTTCATCAATGACCATAGTGCACGGCAACTATGTTGAATCAAACGACAGTGACCGTGAAGAGCTATACAAATACCTCAATGGTATTGATGGTCATAGTGTTGAGGCTTACAGCGGTAACATCCGCGTTGTCGAAGGCGTCGCGGTCAATAAAGACTTTACTGTCATTCACTCGCGCTCAATTGGTGAAGATATTCGTTTTGGTATCACGGCGAAACACCGTTATACCGGAACTGTTGAAGTCGACAAGGGCATGCTGGTTGATACCAGTATTAGCATTAAAGGTAAGTCACTGGTTCACTCTGCTGAGCTGACAACCAAGGCATTTACGCGAGGCTTCTTTGGGGAAAATGGCCAATATATAGTTTCTATTGGTCTGCTGTTATTTGCATTTTCTACGGCAATTGCCTGGTCATATTATGGCGACCGAGCTATGACCTATCTGTTGGGCTCACGTTCGGTAATGCCTTATCGTGTGTTCTACGTGGCAGGATTTTTCTGGGCATCGTTTGCAGATACAACCTTAATCTGGAAGCTGGCTGCGGTAGGTATTGTTGTGATGACGCTACCAAACTTGTTCGGGATCATGTTGCTGCGTAAAGAAATGAAAGACTCTGTTGATGAGTATTGGGACAAGTTCGAAAAAGAGCAGAGTCAGTCTGAAGGAAATACTGAGGTACAAAAAGACAATTCAATGCATTTCCAAAAAGACAAACCTTAATAAACCAAGTAGAATAGGGCGCCACATGGCGCCTTATTTTTTGGTCTTACTCTTTATGAAGCAGTGGTACCGCAGAGGCTTATTATTGCTTGATTTGACAGCCGCTTTTCGCTTTGTCAGCGCAATACTAAGCACACAGGTATTAGCACTCTAAAGGTGACCGGCGTGTAAATGCTAGTTTTTCGTTAGGAGTCACTCGAGTATGGCAATTGCCCAATGCCCCAGTTGTAACAAGCCCATTTCTTCTATGCACAAAACCTGCCCACATTGTCAGTTTGATCTTGCGAATATGGATGAGGAATCTCTGCACAGAGAAACGGTTCGCAGACGAATTAAGAAGCAGCAAACTATTATGAATTATTCATTTCTGGCGCTGATCTTATTTCTCGGTGGGTTCCTATACCTATACTGGCAGCAGCCTGTAGAAGGGACGTGGGAAATGTTGGCAGCTAAGGGCGCAATTGGTGTGGGCCTGGTTTGGTATTTGGTAAACCGAGTGATTTTAGTTGTACTGAAAAAGAAAAAGTGAACATGAATATAGACAGTTTAGTTAAAAATATAACGCCGGAACTTTATGAGCGACTTCAGTATGGCGCCGCTACCGGGCGCTGGCCAGATGGTACCGAGCTCAGTGATGCGCAAAAAGAACAAACCGTTCAGCTGGTCATGTTATATCAGGCAAAGGTAGCCAAAAGCACAGAACAGTTCACCATCAATGAACAAGGCGAGATGGTTCAGAAATCCAAGCGTGAATTGCAACAAGAATTTAAAG is a window of Pseudoalteromonas sp. R3 DNA encoding:
- a CDS encoding DUF1315 family protein, producing the protein MNIDSLVKNITPELYERLQYGAATGRWPDGTELSDAQKEQTVQLVMLYQAKVAKSTEQFTINEQGEMVQKSKRELQQEFKAENEIARFSENDL
- a CDS encoding M14-type cytosolic carboxypeptidase, which translates into the protein MKITSNFDSGNIKVISAEAPLDIQLEINHDNDSEFFQWFHFRLESTPFVEHKLHINNLQNSAYPEGWDDYQAVASYDRQTWFRVPSTYQDGQLVIDFEPECHHTYFAYFAPYSYERHLDLVYWAQSHDACRVETLGETLDGRDISLLCVGEPGDEKKKIWITARQHPGETMAEWFVEGLLHKLLDDEDPHAAALLSKAVFYIVPNMNPDGSVRGHLRTNAKGVNLNREWQTPSLENSPEVYHVLNKMHETGLDLYLDIHGDEALPYNFVAGSEGIPSYDARLASLEEQFKQALLTITPEFQDEFGYPKDEPGQANLTVASCAVGEAFKALAYTIEMPFKDNANLPDPHYGWSDRRSYQFGQDTLAAIVNVVDNLR